The window CCTTACATGACCGATGAAAATGTTGTGGAATATATATGTTCTGAGGTCATAGAACGTTACAAATATACTGTGAGTAAAAACATAATGACCTTCTTTGGAAGTGACACAAAAGTAGGAACAACTCAGATAGCTCAATCTGTAGCAGAGAAGATTGTAAGTAAGTCCCATGCAAAAGTATGTTTATTATATTTAGACGGAGAAGCGGGTACAGATTATATACAAGTGAATTGCCGACATAATATTGATACCATCAAAATAAAGCTTGTATCTGGGCTTGCAACAGTTGAAGAAATCTTTGATGTATCCGAAAAAATTAAAGATAATTTATATGTAATAGAAGGTAGTACATCCATTCTATACCGAAAAGAATATCAGCCTGAACATATTATGCACCTATTAAGCGTCTTATCCGTTGCCTGTGATTTAGTTATTGTAGATGCAGGGAGTTATATGGATAGGGCCATGCCTATTGCCGCATTAACGGCTACCCATCATCGCTATCTTGTAACGACACAACAAGCCGTCAGTCTTAGAAGGTATTTATCTAAGAAGCCCATTCTCGAACGGTTATCCTTAGACGATTTCCAAGTGATTGTCAATAAGCATATTGCAGATGGGTCCTTGATGACGACCTATGATATTGCAAAGACCTATGGTCATCCGCTATTAGGTAAAATAGAATTTTCCAAATATGCATTACAGGCAGAAAATGATAAAAAAGCACTTATTCATTATAAGGATAGAATCTTTAATAAAGATATGGATACCATTGTTGATACGATCATGGGTCAACTAAATATTAAAGGAAACAATACATCCAAAAAAAGAAAGTGGTTTGGTTTACAGGGGGTGGGATAAGTGATAGATAGCGGCTTATCAAATGCTAATAAAGAAGCTTTTTATAAAAACTATCCTTTGCCCGAATTTGACCTTAGTCAATATATTTATGCCCAAACAGGTGAAAACACAAAACAGGTGGTTCATATAACCCGGGATGAGTTAACAAGATTTTATGCTCTATGTGATACGATTTTTAAATACTTTCATAGCCAATGGGATAAAGAAGGTTTAGAAACAAGTACCTTACTAAGACAAAAAAATGCCATACTAGGAAAAACCTTGGAGGTTAACTACTTTAAAGATAATATCGAAGATTACTTAAAAAGAAACAATAAATTATCAGAATGGTATCCCACATGGTATAAGGATATTGTTGACGCCATCTACCAAGAATGCTGGGGGCTTGGCGGTATATCCCAATGGAAACATGATGAGGCATATACATATTCTCAATCTGCCAAAATAATTGGTGAACGTATCTATTTTATGGAAGACGGTAAAATGACTTTAAAGCCCCAACGCATAAGTGATGCCAGACGAAAACAACTCATCAAAGCCCTCTTGTTAAATGAAAAGCATATACATTATGACGGAAAACATGCTGAAGTAGCCATGCATGATGGTACTCGAATTACGATTTATGGTGAAAAACTTGTAAAAGAAAATCTAGAAGTGATTATTTTTAGAAAATATATCATACCCAAACTTTCATTTGAAGAACAGGCAAAGCGTCATACCATACCAGAAGAACTGATACCGGTCTTAAAGGATATGGTCAAAGTGGGTTACAATATGTTATTTACAGGTGCCGTTAGAACAGGTAAAACAACATTTCTTGAAACATGGCAAATGTATGAAGATACGTCACTGGAAGGGGTTATGATTGAAACAGGGGCAGAAATACCTGCACATAAGCTGCAACCTCATGCACCAATTATGCAGTTGATAGCTGATGATGAACAATTAGGGAGTATCATTAAACCGCTCATGCGTTCCGATGCAGATTATATCATATCTGCCGAAGCAAGAGATGGACGGGCATTGAATGTATCCATGCGAGCAGCCAATAAAGGTACAAGACGTTGTAAAACAACCTATCATACTACAGAACCTATGGATATCTGCTATGACATTGCAGATGAGATTGTGAAATTCTATGGGGGAGATTTATACAATACCATCTATAAAGTAGCAAAATCATTTCACTATGTCTTTCATTTCGTCCAGCTTGCGGATAAGAGCAAAAAGCGTTTAAAAGGTATTTATGAAATACGTTTTAAACGTCACGAACATTGTATTAGTATGCACCCTATATGTAAGTATCTCTATCATGAGGATACTTGGCAGTTTAAGTATGATATAGGTGAGGATAAAATGGAGGTTGGTTTTGAAGAAGACCGAACTGCATTTGAAAACTTTGAAAGAGGTTTAAAAACATTGGAGAAAAAATTTCCCTATGATGACTATCAAGTTTATAAGCCAAAATATGACGGGTTAAAAAGGTGAAGCCATGATTGAAACAGTAACCACGCTTATAACAATCTTACTTTATTGCTTAGCAGTATATGGTATATGGCTAATTTTTTCACGGGATATCTTATACATGTTGAAAGTCATGCGACCTCGTAAGACTTTTAGAAAAAAGAAAAGAACATCCTCAAGTGTATATAAACATATAAAAAGATTACTACAAGTTGTCTATGGTGACATCGATGACAAAAAAGTATCCACTTTCTTTGTTCTAAGTA is drawn from Vallitalea pronyensis and contains these coding sequences:
- a CDS encoding AAA family ATPase, encoding METTYQVYLISENENLKRQLQGVVYFDKVMMDRQFQQVQADITIIDDQICSINDLLKIRETIESSYIFYRVQKKNFKFSTKSVLDTNDIHMLQPYMTDENVVEYICSEVIERYKYTVSKNIMTFFGSDTKVGTTQIAQSVAEKIVSKSHAKVCLLYLDGEAGTDYIQVNCRHNIDTIKIKLVSGLATVEEIFDVSEKIKDNLYVIEGSTSILYRKEYQPEHIMHLLSVLSVACDLVIVDAGSYMDRAMPIAALTATHHRYLVTTQQAVSLRRYLSKKPILERLSLDDFQVIVNKHIADGSLMTTYDIAKTYGHPLLGKIEFSKYALQAENDKKALIHYKDRIFNKDMDTIVDTIMGQLNIKGNNTSKKRKWFGLQGVG
- a CDS encoding ATPase, T2SS/T4P/T4SS family, which encodes MIDSGLSNANKEAFYKNYPLPEFDLSQYIYAQTGENTKQVVHITRDELTRFYALCDTIFKYFHSQWDKEGLETSTLLRQKNAILGKTLEVNYFKDNIEDYLKRNNKLSEWYPTWYKDIVDAIYQECWGLGGISQWKHDEAYTYSQSAKIIGERIYFMEDGKMTLKPQRISDARRKQLIKALLLNEKHIHYDGKHAEVAMHDGTRITIYGEKLVKENLEVIIFRKYIIPKLSFEEQAKRHTIPEELIPVLKDMVKVGYNMLFTGAVRTGKTTFLETWQMYEDTSLEGVMIETGAEIPAHKLQPHAPIMQLIADDEQLGSIIKPLMRSDADYIISAEARDGRALNVSMRAANKGTRRCKTTYHTTEPMDICYDIADEIVKFYGGDLYNTIYKVAKSFHYVFHFVQLADKSKKRLKGIYEIRFKRHEHCISMHPICKYLYHEDTWQFKYDIGEDKMEVGFEEDRTAFENFERGLKTLEKKFPYDDYQVYKPKYDGLKR